The following are encoded together in the Equus quagga isolate Etosha38 chromosome 15, UCLA_HA_Equagga_1.0, whole genome shotgun sequence genome:
- the LOC124226313 gene encoding putative olfactory receptor 2W6, which yields MEKANDSSEYAFILVGFSDRPKLEMVLFIVNFILYSVAVLGNSTIILLCVLDPRLHTPMYFFLANLSFLDLCFSTSCIPQMLVNLWGPDKTISYAGCVVQLFSFLSVGGIECILLAVMAYDRYVAVCKPLHYLVIMHPQLCLQLVAVAWGSGLVNAIVMSPLTMTLSRCDRRRVNHFLCEMPALIKMACVDARPVEMLAFTFAILIVLLPLTLILVSYGYIAAAVLRIKSAAGRQKAFNTCSSHLTVVSLFYGSIIYMYMQPGNSSSQDQGKFLTLFYNLVTPMLNPLIYTLRNKEVKGALKKVLGRQ from the coding sequence ATGGAAAAAGCCAATGACAGCTCAGAGTATGCTTTTATCTTAGTGGGCTTCTCTGATCGTCCCAAGCTGGAGATGGTGCTCTTCATAGTAAATTTTATTCTGTATTCAGTGGCTGTGTTGGGAAATTCAACCATAATCCTTTTGTGTGTATTAGACCCTCGACTTCATACCCCAATGTACTTCTTTCTGGCAAACCTTTCCTTTCTAGATCTCTGCTTCAGTACTAGTTGTATCCCACAGATGCTGGTAAACCTCTGGGGTCCTGATAAGACTATCAGCTATGCTGGCTGTGTTGTccaacttttctctttcctttctgttggGGGAATTGAGTGCATCCTGCTGGCTGTCATGGCTTATGACCGCTATGTTGCAGTCTGCAAACCCTTGCACTATCTGGTCATTATGCACCCCCAGCTGTGTTTACAACTAGTGGCTGTGGCCTGGGGGAGTGGCTTGGTCAATGCCATTGTCATGTCCCCACTAACAATGACTCTCTCCAGATGTGACCGGAGACGAGTTAAccatttcctctgtgaaatgcCAGCACTGATCAAGATGGCTTGTGTGGATGCTCGCCCAGTGGAAATGCTGGCCTTTACCTTCGCCATTCTCATTGTCCTACTGCCCCTCACTCTTATTCTTGTCTCCTACGGCTACATTGCTGCAGCAGTGCTGAGGATCAAGTCGGCTGCTGGGCGACAGAAGGCCTTTAATACCTGTAGCTCCCACCTCACTGTGGTCTCCTTGTTCTATGGGAGCATCATCTATATGTATATGCAGCCGGGAAACAGCTCTTCCCAAGACCAAGGCAAGTTTCTCACCCTCTTCTACAACCTGGTAACTCCTATGTTGAATCCACTCATCTATACCTTAAGGAATAAGGAAGTGAAAGGGGCACTGAAGAAGGTTTTGGGGAGACAATAA